A region from the Achromobacter seleniivolatilans genome encodes:
- a CDS encoding zinc-dependent peptidase — protein sequence MLRWLKGRGARPSAVAEMQARISPDLWRQVLDAHPFLAVLNADETAQLLARSAWLLASKNINGAQGLEVSDFMRLSIAAQASLPILNLAPELYEGWDEIIVYPASFRIPRSSQDDDGVVHEYIEDAAGEAWEGGPLVLSWEDTQLSEGGFNVVIHEFAHKLDLRSGFADGMPALAAHPDLKPQAWRRILDDSLNRFIAALDAVEAAIPPDVDPESDEADEWYGQLPMDPYAATDEAEFFAVSSEHFFVDPAPMQQALPEWYGLLRTYYRQDTLNRYL from the coding sequence ATGTTGCGCTGGCTCAAGGGCCGGGGCGCCCGTCCGTCAGCAGTCGCCGAGATGCAAGCGCGCATCTCGCCTGATCTGTGGCGGCAGGTGCTGGATGCCCACCCTTTCCTGGCGGTATTGAACGCCGACGAAACCGCTCAGTTGCTGGCGCGTTCCGCATGGCTGCTGGCCAGCAAGAACATCAACGGCGCACAGGGGCTGGAGGTCTCGGACTTCATGCGCTTGTCCATCGCGGCCCAGGCCAGCCTGCCCATCCTGAATCTTGCACCCGAACTCTATGAGGGCTGGGACGAGATCATCGTGTATCCCGCCAGCTTCCGTATCCCGCGGTCCAGCCAGGATGACGACGGCGTGGTCCACGAATACATCGAGGACGCGGCGGGAGAAGCCTGGGAAGGCGGGCCGCTGGTGCTGTCATGGGAAGACACGCAGTTGTCCGAGGGCGGCTTCAATGTGGTCATCCACGAATTTGCCCACAAACTCGATCTGCGCTCCGGGTTTGCCGACGGCATGCCCGCGCTTGCCGCGCACCCCGATCTGAAGCCACAGGCCTGGCGCCGCATTCTGGACGACAGCCTGAACCGCTTTATTGCGGCGCTGGACGCCGTCGAAGCCGCCATCCCCCCGGACGTTGACCCAGAAAGCGATGAGGCTGACGAGTGGTATGGCCAGTTGCCGATGGACCCCTATGCCGCCACGGACGAAGCCGAATTCTTTGCCGTCAGCTCGGAACATTTCTTCGTAGATCCCGCCCCCATGCAGCAGGCGCTGCCTGAATGGTATGGGTTGCTGCGCACCTACTACCGGCAGGACACCTTAAACAGGTACCTATGA
- a CDS encoding acyloxyacyl hydrolase — protein MQSTKKKMLTRLIGLALFGAATVATAQSSTGTQGGVSLHYGIGDHYQRLTLNYETPSVWTYQFGGNWGRLDLTPELGASYWQADGSRSPGHVWQLNAIPMFRWWAGERFYVEAGIGATVFSSTRFANENISTAFQFGDHVGLGFLVTPNNRIGVRYSHFSNASIKRPNPGLDVLQLTYTYQF, from the coding sequence ATGCAGTCGACCAAGAAAAAAATGCTTACCCGCCTGATCGGTTTGGCCCTGTTTGGCGCCGCCACCGTGGCAACCGCTCAGTCGTCTACGGGTACTCAAGGCGGCGTGAGCCTGCATTACGGCATTGGTGATCACTATCAGCGTCTGACGCTGAACTATGAAACCCCTTCGGTGTGGACGTATCAATTCGGCGGCAACTGGGGCCGCTTGGATCTGACGCCCGAATTGGGCGCTTCCTATTGGCAGGCTGATGGTTCGCGTTCGCCGGGCCATGTCTGGCAACTGAACGCAATCCCGATGTTCCGCTGGTGGGCTGGCGAACGTTTCTACGTAGAAGCAGGTATTGGCGCCACCGTGTTCTCCAGCACGCGTTTCGCCAACGAAAACATCAGCACGGCCTTCCAGTTCGGAGACCACGTCGGTCTGGGTTTCCTGGTGACGCCCAACAACCGTATCGGAGTGCGCTACTCGCACTTCTCCAATGCCAGCATCAAGCGCCCGAACCCGGGCCTGGACGTTCTCCAGCTGACCTATACCTACCAATTCTGA
- a CDS encoding MFS transporter, with translation MQHKAVPTRNIVAAVIGNALEWYDFLVFAFMTPIIAKLFFPTDPSIPGSELNAILMTTAIFGVGFFMRPVGGIILGMYGDKKGRKAAMVMVTSLMAVSIALITVAPTYHAAGILAPIFILIARLLQGFSAGGEFGTSTALLIEMAPNGKRGFYGSWQMAGQMLALLIGAACGTLITEFFTQQQIADWAWRLPFAFGLVIVPIAIYIRKNIDETEVFKQMKEEDRQAAARGELKSLSLGQMIKTHTRETLIGVGLVVTATVSIYITFTYLITYSTQILKLPMKDSFMVQMAGAALMVVLTPLMGAWSDRVGRRPLIIGSLIGYLLVLYPLYFWLSDAPSISRLLTVQIVVCFFVSAFFGVFSTVMAELFPARVRSVGLSLAYNVAVMIFGGFAQFIVTWLIKTTGSPMAPAYYVMFGVALGLIAAFFMRDRAHEQLD, from the coding sequence GTGCAGCACAAAGCAGTCCCCACACGCAACATCGTGGCCGCAGTGATAGGCAACGCCCTCGAATGGTATGACTTCCTGGTGTTCGCGTTCATGACGCCGATCATCGCGAAGCTGTTCTTTCCCACCGACCCCAGCATTCCCGGCAGTGAACTGAACGCAATTCTGATGACGACCGCGATCTTCGGCGTCGGCTTCTTCATGCGTCCAGTTGGCGGCATCATTCTGGGCATGTACGGCGACAAGAAGGGCCGCAAGGCCGCCATGGTGATGGTCACATCGCTGATGGCTGTGTCCATTGCGCTGATCACGGTCGCCCCGACCTATCACGCAGCCGGCATTCTGGCGCCTATCTTCATCTTGATCGCGCGCTTGCTGCAAGGCTTCTCCGCCGGTGGTGAATTCGGCACATCGACCGCGCTGCTGATCGAAATGGCGCCCAACGGCAAACGCGGCTTTTACGGCTCGTGGCAGATGGCAGGCCAGATGCTGGCCCTGTTGATCGGCGCAGCCTGCGGCACACTGATCACCGAGTTCTTTACGCAGCAGCAAATTGCCGACTGGGCATGGCGCCTGCCGTTTGCCTTCGGTCTGGTGATTGTTCCCATCGCCATCTATATCCGCAAGAACATCGACGAAACCGAAGTGTTCAAGCAGATGAAGGAAGAGGACCGTCAGGCGGCCGCGCGCGGTGAACTGAAGAGCCTGAGCCTGGGCCAGATGATCAAGACCCACACGCGTGAAACGCTGATCGGCGTGGGCCTGGTCGTGACGGCCACGGTATCCATCTACATCACCTTCACTTATCTGATCACCTATTCCACGCAGATCCTGAAGCTGCCGATGAAGGATTCCTTCATGGTGCAGATGGCTGGCGCTGCGCTGATGGTCGTGCTGACGCCGTTGATGGGCGCCTGGTCGGATCGCGTCGGCCGCCGCCCCCTTATCATCGGTTCGCTGATCGGCTACCTGCTGGTGCTGTACCCGCTGTATTTCTGGCTGTCGGACGCCCCATCGATCAGCCGCCTGCTGACGGTGCAGATCGTCGTGTGCTTCTTCGTGTCGGCCTTCTTCGGCGTATTCAGCACCGTGATGGCAGAGCTGTTCCCGGCGCGCGTGCGCTCGGTAGGGTTGTCGCTGGCCTATAACGTGGCGGTGATGATCTTCGGCGGTTTTGCGCAGTTCATCGTGACGTGGCTGATCAAGACCACGGGTTCGCCCATGGCGCCTGCGTACTACGTGATGTTCGGCGTGGCGCTCGGCCTGATCGCAGCCTTCTTCATGCGCGACCGCGCGCATGAACAGCTGGACTAA
- the trpB gene encoding tryptophan synthase subunit beta gives MKPYDFPDAKGHFGPYGGVFVAETLMHALDELRAAYDHYRVDPAFLEEFNYELKHFVGRPSPVYHARRWSDLVGGAQIWFKREDLNHTGAHKVNNCIGQALLAKRMGKPRVIAETGAGQHGVATATVAARYGMECVVYMGSEDIRRQASNVYRMKLLGATVVPVTSGSRTLKDALNEAMRDWVTNIENTFYIIGTVAGPDPYPRMVRDFQTVIGNECLTQMPECIGRQPDYVVAAVGGGSNAMGIFHPYIPYENVRLIGVEAAGEGMDSGKHAASLAAGRVGVLHGNRTYVMQDADGQVQETHSVSAGLDYPGVGPEHAWLKDTGRAEYVGITDEEALKAFHDCCRIEGIMPALESSHAIAQAVKMAATLPRDAVILVNLSGRGDKDMHTVAERAGIEL, from the coding sequence GTGAAACCTTACGACTTTCCGGATGCCAAGGGCCATTTTGGTCCCTATGGCGGTGTTTTCGTGGCGGAAACGCTGATGCACGCGCTCGACGAGCTGCGTGCCGCCTATGACCATTACCGTGTCGATCCCGCTTTCCTTGAAGAGTTCAACTACGAACTCAAGCATTTTGTAGGCCGGCCCAGCCCGGTCTACCACGCCCGCCGCTGGTCGGACCTCGTAGGCGGCGCCCAGATCTGGTTCAAGCGTGAAGACTTGAATCACACCGGCGCGCACAAGGTCAATAACTGCATTGGCCAGGCACTGTTGGCCAAGCGCATGGGCAAGCCGCGCGTCATCGCCGAAACAGGCGCTGGCCAGCACGGCGTGGCAACAGCCACTGTGGCGGCCCGCTACGGCATGGAATGCGTGGTGTACATGGGCAGCGAAGACATCCGCCGTCAGGCGTCGAACGTCTACCGCATGAAGTTGCTGGGCGCCACGGTGGTGCCGGTGACTTCCGGCTCGCGCACTCTGAAAGACGCGCTGAATGAAGCCATGCGCGACTGGGTCACCAACATTGAAAACACGTTCTACATCATCGGCACGGTAGCGGGTCCCGACCCCTATCCCCGCATGGTGCGCGATTTCCAGACCGTCATTGGCAATGAATGCCTGACTCAGATGCCGGAATGCATCGGCCGTCAGCCCGACTATGTCGTGGCGGCGGTGGGCGGCGGTTCCAATGCCATGGGCATTTTCCACCCCTATATCCCCTACGAAAACGTGCGCCTTATTGGCGTCGAAGCGGCGGGCGAGGGCATGGATAGCGGCAAGCACGCTGCATCGCTGGCCGCAGGCCGAGTGGGCGTATTGCACGGCAATCGCACCTACGTCATGCAGGATGCCGATGGCCAAGTGCAGGAAACCCACTCCGTTTCCGCCGGACTGGATTACCCCGGCGTCGGCCCCGAACACGCCTGGCTGAAAGACACCGGCCGCGCGGAATACGTGGGGATCACCGACGAAGAGGCCCTGAAGGCGTTCCATGACTGCTGCCGTATCGAGGGCATCATGCCTGCGCTGGAGTCCTCGCACGCCATCGCCCAAGCCGTGAAGATGGCGGCGACGCTGCCGCGCGACGCCGTCATTCTGGTCAACTTGTCGGGCCGTGGCGACAAAGACATGCATACCGTCGCGGAACGCGCCGGTATCGAGCTCTAA
- the trpA gene encoding tryptophan synthase subunit alpha → MTTRTDRIAAAFARTAESGRAAALIPYIAAGDPSPAATVPLMHALVEAGADVLELGVPFSDPMADGPVIQRAADRAIAQGVGLTRVLELVAEFRKQDTSTPVVLMGYANPIERMGQAEFARNAEKSGVDGVLVVDYPPEEVIEFAATLGEHGIAPIFLLAPTSTEDRIKAVAEVARGYVYYVSLKGVTGSGSLNTDDVAERVAIIRRHVRNIPVGVGFGIRDAESAQRVARVADAVVIGSKLIETMEQAVANAPAAQKTDAAVTAASGWLRTIRQALDQVKRDGAPA, encoded by the coding sequence ATGACAACTCGCACTGATCGCATCGCGGCCGCTTTTGCGCGCACCGCTGAGTCCGGCCGCGCTGCGGCGCTGATTCCCTACATTGCGGCTGGCGATCCTTCGCCCGCTGCCACCGTTCCCCTGATGCACGCGCTGGTTGAAGCCGGCGCGGATGTGCTCGAGCTGGGCGTGCCGTTTTCCGATCCCATGGCCGACGGCCCTGTGATCCAACGCGCCGCAGACCGCGCCATTGCGCAGGGCGTGGGCCTGACCCGCGTACTGGAACTGGTTGCTGAATTCCGCAAGCAGGATACCTCCACCCCGGTGGTGCTGATGGGGTATGCCAACCCTATCGAACGCATGGGGCAGGCCGAATTTGCGCGTAACGCCGAAAAATCTGGCGTGGACGGCGTATTGGTCGTGGACTATCCGCCCGAAGAAGTCATTGAATTCGCCGCTACGCTGGGCGAACACGGCATTGCTCCGATCTTCCTGCTGGCCCCCACGTCCACGGAAGACCGTATCAAGGCAGTGGCCGAGGTGGCCCGCGGCTACGTGTATTACGTGTCGCTCAAGGGCGTCACGGGTTCAGGCTCACTGAATACCGATGACGTCGCCGAACGCGTGGCCATCATTCGCCGCCATGTGCGCAATATTCCGGTTGGCGTGGGCTTCGGCATTCGCGATGCGGAAAGCGCCCAGCGTGTGGCGCGTGTGGCGGATGCTGTCGTCATTGGCAGCAAACTGATTGAAACCATGGAGCAGGCGGTGGCTAACGCCCCCGCGGCCCAGAAAACCGACGCTGCAGTCACCGCCGCCAGCGGCTGGCTGCGCACCATCCGGCAAGCGCTGGATCAAGTAAAACGAGACGGCGCGCCGGCCTGA
- a CDS encoding RidA family protein — MSSIKRFHVAKRLSDMAVYNGVAYLAGQVPDDAKLDITGQTEQVLATIDRLLAEAGTDKTKILMAQIYVANIKEFDGMNKAWDAWVADGNSPPRATVEARLANPDFKVEIIVTAAV, encoded by the coding sequence ATGAGCAGCATCAAGCGCTTCCACGTCGCCAAGCGCCTGTCGGACATGGCCGTGTACAACGGCGTTGCGTACCTGGCAGGCCAAGTGCCGGACGATGCCAAGCTGGACATCACCGGCCAGACCGAGCAAGTGCTCGCGACGATCGATCGTCTGTTGGCTGAAGCCGGCACCGACAAGACCAAGATCCTGATGGCCCAGATCTATGTGGCCAACATCAAGGAATTCGATGGCATGAACAAGGCATGGGACGCCTGGGTCGCTGACGGCAATTCGCCTCCGCGCGCCACGGTTGAAGCCCGCCTGGCCAACCCGGACTTCAAGGTCGAGATCATCGTGACGGCTGCCGTCTGA
- a CDS encoding RelA/SpoT family protein, with amino-acid sequence MSAQPVPDAPSPFDAAWRQEVGASLDADGLALIDQAVAWAVPRFEGQQALTGEPLAGHGAGVVRILAALHTDAATRAAALLAALPTDLMAPAPALRNDPVATEFGAEIARLVQGTRALLRLGVVARQASDAEAESGSQKEMQRKMLLAMAADLRIVLMRLASRLRTLRWHAESKAPCSVEFARETLDLYAPLANRLGIWQIKWEMEDLSFRFLEPEKYKQIARLLEEKRVEREAFIAGAIDRLQTALAKAGIEAEVSGRPKHIYSIWNKMRVKRLDFAHMYDLRALRIIVDDVRACYTALGMVHEMWTPLSDEFDDYISRPKPNGYRSLHTVVADDDGRPFEVQIRTREMHQFAEYGMAAHWRYKEAGAKGGQVAASSEYDRQLAWMRQLLAWNTDVEGSGESAPEPAKPETGKSAAGKPSGKNRNVVTAPAHTDERIYVLTPQARVIELPAGATPVDFAYHLHTDLGHRCRGARVDGQMVPLQTRLSTGQTIEIISAKSGGPSRDWLNPQLGFLASPRARAKVRMWFNAIELQQRITQGQALVEKELQRLGKTAVNLEQLAQTLGFARADDLYVAAAKEEFSLRQIDNVFQQPAPATEPQPAALRNASAGSAEKSGKSGVLVVGVGSLLTQLARCCRPAPPDAIAGFVTRGRGVSIHRRDCHSYLALAEREPERIIEVAWGETADTFYPVDVSVRAHDRPGLLRDLSEVFARLRLNVVGVNTQSKQSLAHMVFTVEVRGGESLARALDALAEVAGVSSATRR; translated from the coding sequence ATGTCCGCCCAGCCTGTTCCCGACGCGCCTTCGCCTTTTGACGCTGCCTGGCGGCAGGAGGTAGGTGCGAGCCTGGATGCCGATGGCCTGGCGCTGATCGACCAGGCCGTCGCCTGGGCCGTGCCGCGTTTTGAAGGGCAGCAAGCCCTGACAGGCGAGCCGCTGGCGGGACATGGCGCGGGTGTTGTCCGCATCCTGGCAGCTCTGCATACCGACGCTGCCACGCGCGCTGCGGCGCTGTTGGCCGCCTTGCCCACCGACTTGATGGCGCCCGCCCCGGCCTTGCGCAATGATCCGGTCGCCACCGAATTCGGCGCGGAAATCGCCCGTCTGGTGCAAGGCACGCGTGCGCTGCTGCGTCTGGGCGTGGTCGCCCGCCAAGCCAGCGACGCCGAAGCCGAAAGCGGCTCCCAAAAGGAAATGCAGCGCAAGATGCTGCTGGCCATGGCGGCCGACCTGCGCATCGTCCTGATGCGGCTGGCGTCCCGCCTGCGCACCTTGCGCTGGCATGCGGAAAGCAAGGCGCCGTGTTCAGTCGAGTTTGCCCGGGAAACGCTGGATCTGTACGCGCCGTTGGCCAACCGCCTGGGCATCTGGCAGATCAAATGGGAAATGGAAGACCTGTCTTTTCGTTTCCTGGAACCCGAAAAATATAAGCAAATTGCTCGCCTGCTCGAAGAAAAGCGGGTCGAACGCGAAGCCTTTATCGCAGGCGCCATTGATCGCTTGCAGACGGCGCTGGCCAAGGCCGGCATCGAGGCTGAAGTCAGCGGCCGCCCCAAGCACATCTACAGCATCTGGAACAAGATGCGCGTGAAGCGCCTGGACTTCGCCCACATGTACGATTTGCGCGCCTTGCGCATCATCGTCGACGACGTGCGCGCCTGCTACACGGCGCTGGGCATGGTCCACGAAATGTGGACCCCGCTGTCTGACGAGTTCGATGACTACATCTCGCGTCCCAAGCCGAACGGCTACCGCTCGCTGCACACTGTGGTGGCCGATGACGATGGTCGGCCATTCGAGGTGCAGATCCGTACGCGTGAAATGCACCAGTTCGCCGAATACGGCATGGCCGCGCACTGGCGCTACAAGGAAGCGGGCGCCAAGGGCGGGCAGGTGGCGGCATCTAGCGAATACGATCGTCAATTGGCCTGGATGCGCCAACTGCTGGCCTGGAACACCGATGTCGAAGGCAGCGGCGAATCCGCTCCTGAACCGGCCAAGCCCGAGACCGGAAAATCCGCCGCAGGCAAACCATCGGGCAAGAATCGCAATGTGGTCACAGCGCCTGCGCATACGGACGAACGCATCTATGTGCTGACGCCGCAAGCGCGTGTGATCGAACTGCCCGCCGGCGCCACGCCGGTGGATTTTGCGTATCACCTGCACACGGATCTGGGCCACCGCTGCCGCGGCGCTCGTGTCGATGGCCAGATGGTGCCATTGCAGACGCGCCTGTCCACCGGGCAGACCATTGAAATCATCTCCGCCAAATCTGGCGGCCCGTCGCGCGACTGGTTGAATCCCCAATTGGGATTCCTGGCCAGCCCTCGCGCGCGAGCCAAGGTGCGCATGTGGTTCAACGCGATTGAACTCCAGCAGCGCATTACCCAGGGCCAGGCGCTGGTGGAAAAGGAATTGCAGCGTCTGGGCAAGACGGCGGTCAATCTGGAACAACTGGCCCAGACCCTGGGTTTTGCGCGCGCCGACGATCTTTACGTGGCGGCCGCCAAAGAAGAGTTCAGCCTGCGTCAGATTGACAACGTATTCCAGCAGCCGGCGCCTGCGACCGAACCGCAGCCCGCCGCATTGCGCAATGCCAGCGCGGGCAGTGCCGAGAAAAGCGGCAAGAGCGGCGTGCTGGTGGTGGGGGTCGGGTCGCTGCTGACGCAGTTGGCGCGCTGCTGCCGGCCGGCGCCGCCGGACGCGATTGCCGGTTTCGTTACGCGCGGCCGCGGCGTGTCCATACATCGCCGCGATTGCCACAGCTATCTGGCGTTGGCCGAGCGCGAACCCGAACGCATCATCGAAGTGGCCTGGGGCGAGACCGCAGACACCTTCTATCCGGTAGATGTCAGTGTGCGAGCCCATGACAGGCCCGGCCTGTTGCGGGACCTGTCTGAAGTGTTTGCGCGCCTGCGCCTGAATGTGGTGGGCGTGAATACCCAGAGCAAGCAGTCGCTGGCCCACATGGTGTTTACGGTGGAAGTGCGCGGGGGCGAGTCGCTTGCCCGGGCGCTGGATGCCCTGGCCGAAGTGGCGGGCGTGTCCTCGGCAACTCGCCGCTAG
- the argE gene encoding acetylornithine deacetylase — protein sequence MNARTWLETLVGFDTTSRNSNLALIETVRDWLKGQGVDAWLAHNPERTKANLFATLPAADGNQQGGIVLSGHTDVVPVDGQDWATDPFKLVEKDGLLFGRGSCDMKGFIAGSLALVPEFLAMPRKKPIHLAFSYDEEVGCAGAPYMLADLLERGIRPEGCVVGEPTGMQVVVAHKGINLFRCKVHGKAAHSSLTPRGCNAIEYAARLICRIRDLADSFKAKGPYDQFYDVPFSTMTTNQIRGGIAVNTIPELCEFTYEFRNLPGMQPDEIQAEVEKYVREELLPRMQAEFEGARIDIETGAAAPALEASEEAAITQLVRALTEDRTTRKVAYGTEAGLFQGIGIPTVVCGPGHIEQAHKPNEFVALDQMASCETFLRRLGQSL from the coding sequence ATGAACGCGCGCACCTGGCTGGAAACGCTGGTCGGTTTTGATACCACCAGCCGCAATTCCAATCTTGCACTGATCGAAACCGTCCGCGATTGGCTCAAAGGCCAGGGCGTCGATGCGTGGCTGGCGCACAATCCCGAGCGCACCAAGGCCAATCTGTTTGCCACGTTGCCCGCAGCGGATGGCAACCAGCAGGGCGGTATCGTCCTGTCGGGCCACACCGATGTGGTGCCCGTGGATGGTCAGGACTGGGCTACGGACCCGTTCAAACTCGTCGAAAAAGACGGGCTGCTCTTTGGGCGCGGCAGTTGCGACATGAAGGGTTTCATCGCCGGATCACTGGCGCTGGTGCCAGAATTTCTGGCTATGCCGCGCAAGAAGCCGATTCATCTGGCGTTCTCTTATGACGAGGAAGTCGGTTGCGCAGGTGCGCCCTACATGCTGGCCGATCTGCTGGAACGCGGCATCCGCCCCGAGGGCTGCGTCGTGGGCGAACCCACCGGCATGCAGGTGGTGGTGGCTCACAAGGGCATCAATCTCTTCCGTTGCAAGGTGCATGGCAAGGCGGCGCATTCGTCCTTGACCCCGCGCGGTTGCAACGCCATTGAATACGCCGCCCGTCTGATCTGCCGCATTCGCGATCTGGCCGACAGTTTCAAGGCCAAGGGGCCGTACGATCAGTTCTACGACGTGCCGTTCTCCACCATGACCACCAATCAGATTCGCGGCGGCATTGCGGTCAATACCATTCCTGAGTTGTGCGAGTTCACGTACGAATTCCGCAACTTGCCGGGCATGCAGCCGGACGAAATCCAGGCAGAAGTCGAAAAATACGTGCGCGAAGAACTCTTGCCGCGCATGCAGGCCGAATTCGAAGGCGCCCGCATCGATATCGAGACCGGCGCCGCCGCCCCGGCGCTGGAAGCCTCGGAAGAGGCTGCCATCACTCAGCTGGTGCGCGCCCTGACCGAAGACCGCACCACTCGCAAGGTTGCCTATGGCACCGAAGCCGGCCTGTTCCAGGGCATCGGCATTCCCACGGTGGTCTGCGGTCCCGGCCACATCGAACAAGCCCACAAGCCCAACGAATTTGTCGCCTTGGACCAGATGGCCTCGTGCGAGACCTTCCTGCGGCGCCTGGGCCAGTCGCTCTAA
- the accD gene encoding acetyl-CoA carboxylase, carboxyltransferase subunit beta produces the protein MSWIEKLLPPRINKTSDSGARRVPEGLWVKCPSCESVLYSEDLAANLHVCPKCDHHMRIGARARIDSLLDMEGRVEIGQNTRSVDTLKFKDTRKYPERLQEAVKQTGESDALVVMSGSIRGVPATLACFEFEFMGGSMGSVVGERFARGAQAALDNKTPFICVAASGGARMQESLLSLMQMAKTNAMLTRLSAAGLPFISVLTDPTMGGVSASFAFMGDVVIAEPKALIGFAGPRVIEQTVREKLPEGFQRAEFLLQKGAIDMVIDRRQLREEIARLLALLNNQPADVVTA, from the coding sequence ATGAGCTGGATCGAAAAACTCCTGCCTCCTCGCATCAATAAAACCAGCGACAGCGGCGCTCGCCGCGTCCCCGAAGGCCTTTGGGTGAAATGCCCGTCGTGCGAATCGGTGCTGTATAGCGAAGACTTGGCGGCCAACCTTCACGTTTGCCCCAAGTGCGACCACCACATGCGTATCGGGGCTCGCGCCCGTATCGATTCGCTGCTCGACATGGAAGGCCGCGTTGAAATCGGCCAGAACACCCGTTCGGTGGATACGCTGAAGTTCAAAGACACGCGTAAATACCCCGAGCGCCTGCAAGAAGCGGTCAAGCAGACAGGCGAGTCCGACGCGCTGGTCGTCATGAGCGGTTCCATCCGCGGCGTGCCGGCTACCTTGGCCTGCTTTGAATTCGAATTCATGGGCGGTTCCATGGGTTCGGTGGTGGGCGAGCGCTTTGCGCGCGGCGCCCAAGCTGCGCTGGACAACAAGACTCCCTTTATCTGCGTGGCCGCTTCGGGCGGTGCACGGATGCAGGAAAGCCTGCTGTCCCTGATGCAAATGGCCAAGACGAACGCCATGCTGACCCGCTTGTCGGCAGCCGGCCTGCCGTTCATCAGCGTGCTGACCGATCCGACCATGGGCGGTGTGTCGGCCAGCTTTGCCTTCATGGGCGACGTGGTCATTGCTGAACCCAAGGCACTGATCGGCTTTGCCGGTCCGCGCGTGATTGAGCAGACCGTGCGCGAGAAGCTGCCTGAAGGTTTCCAGCGTGCCGAATTCCTGCTGCAAAAGGGCGCCATCGACATGGTGATCGACCGCCGCCAGCTGCGCGAGGAAATCGCTCGCTTGTTGGCCTTGCTGAACAACCAGCCTGCTGACGTAGTCACGGCCTGA
- a CDS encoding NAD(P)H-dependent oxidoreductase gives MKQLLIVWHSRTGAARQMAEAAARGAAAAATQLEQTEELRIVLRRAAAVEADALLASQAFLFCAPENLASLSGEMKEFFDRNYYAVLDQLSGRPYALAISAGSDGAGAVRQTERICTGWRLKAVAPALIVNLGAQTADQILAPKTVPAADLIRCEELGGLLAGVTLMAG, from the coding sequence ATGAAGCAATTGCTGATCGTCTGGCATTCCCGCACTGGTGCCGCACGGCAGATGGCCGAAGCCGCCGCCCGTGGCGCTGCTGCGGCCGCAACGCAGCTGGAACAGACTGAAGAGCTGCGCATTGTGCTTCGGCGCGCGGCAGCCGTCGAAGCAGACGCGTTGCTCGCCAGTCAGGCGTTTCTGTTTTGCGCGCCGGAAAACCTGGCCAGCCTGAGCGGCGAGATGAAAGAGTTTTTTGATCGCAACTATTACGCGGTGCTGGACCAGCTCTCGGGACGGCCATATGCCTTGGCGATCAGTGCCGGCAGCGATGGCGCGGGCGCCGTCCGGCAGACCGAGCGCATCTGCACCGGCTGGCGGCTGAAGGCGGTGGCGCCTGCGCTGATCGTGAATTTGGGTGCGCAAACGGCGGACCAGATCCTGGCGCCCAAGACGGTTCCGGCAGCGGATCTGATCCGATGCGAGGAATTAGGCGGTTTGCTAGCTGGTGTGACGCTGATGGCCGGATGA